Proteins encoded together in one Amblyomma americanum isolate KBUSLIRL-KWMA chromosome 1, ASM5285725v1, whole genome shotgun sequence window:
- the LOC144108800 gene encoding uncharacterized protein LOC144108800 — MAPRKRRKVYLDPGSSNVVPKSTRWILDNRQDRVPRTSTVRVLPAVPSRSPPDDMSEDNHRSSDDEHWSSPQSDDFSDVCTEDTGMSDDSFTPPTSPFSVEGDWCEEEHCENSDAGPRYSDEKLSVPFIDGGTITREDAYMMLLDLTLKFGLSWTVVEEIQKLFNNLLERKAFPESRYLFKKFCGVELTDIMFHFYCTDCKSLLAETQGSLEQRQQLQVTCGVCHVSYEGRNLVRTGSFFVSLPIEKQLSSILASKTASNAVTASLSRESSSDQMRDITDGHHYHSVRKKADMTAHDLTLTVNSDGSPVFKSSKYSIWPVQVILNELPPLLRWSNVMVPLLWYGKEHPSMTLLLQAFVRQLETMNVSGIVWTSADKQVCYKLVLPSGHKCGRYCQVLPRKSLPGSH; from the exons ATGGCTCCAAGAAAGAGACGCAAGGTCTATCTCGACCCTGGTTCCAGCAACGTAGTGCCGAAGTCAACTAGGTGGATTCTGGATAATCGGCAAGACAGAGTTCCGCGAACGTCAACAGTTCGTGTGCTGCCAGCGGTGCCATCGAGGTCGCCGCCCGATGACATGTCCGAAGACAACCATCGGAGTAGTGACGATGAACACTGGAGCTCGCCACAGAGTGATGATTTCAGCGATGTATGCACTGAGGATACAGGCATGTCGGACGACTCTTTCACGCCGCCAACATCGCCCTTTTCAGTGGAAGGAGATTGGTGTGAGGAGGAGCATTGTGAGAATTCAGATGCTGGTCCTAGGTATTCCGACGAGAAGCTGAGTGTTCCATTCATCGACGGCGGGACAATCACCCGAGAGGACGCCTACATGATGCTTCTAGACTTAACCTTGAAGTTTGGGCTTTCGTGGACTGTTGTCGAAGAAATCCAAAAACTGTTCAACAACCTTTTGGAAAGAAAAGCTTTTCCGGAAAGCCGATATTTATTCAAGAAGTTCTGTGGTGTAGAGTTGACTGACATTATGTTTCATTTCTACTGTACAGACTGTAAGTCGCTCCTTGCCGAAACCCAAGGTAGCTTAGAGCAGCGCCAACAGCTTCAGGTGACGTGTGGAGTGTGCCATGTAAGTTACGAAGGGCGCAACCTTGTGCGCACAGGCAGTTTTTTTGTTAGCCTGCCTATCGAGAAGCAGCTTTCTTCCATCCTGGCCAGCAAGACGGCCAGCAATGCAGTAACAGCTAGTCTGAGTCGAGAGAGCAGCAGTGACCAAATGAGGGACATCACAGATGGCCACCATTACCACTCAGTACGTAAGAAGGCTGATATGACTGCCCATGACTTGACGTTGACTGTAAATAGCGATGGCAGTCCCGTATTCAAGTCTTCTAAATACAGCATATGGCCAGTACAGGTCATTTTGAATGAGTTGCCCCCACTGCTGCGCTGGAGCAATGTGATGGTGCCATTGTTGTGGTACGGCAAAGAGCATCCAAGCATGACACTCCTACTCCAGGCCTTTGTTCGGCAACTTGAGACAATGAATGTGAGTGGCATTGTATGGACATCTGCTGATAAACAAGTGTGCTACAAG CTGGTGTTACCATCCGGGCACAAATGTGGAAG GTACTGTCAAGTACTGCCTAGGAAATCCCTACCCGGATCGCACTGA